The window GCGCCCACCACCCGTCGCAGTTCGTCGGCCTCGCCGCGGTCCCTGTCGTCCGGGTCGAACAGCGGCAGGTCCCACTCGCGGAGGTCGATCAGTTCCGTCTCCGCGCCCGCGTCCTCGGCGGCGTCCAGCGCGTGATCGAGGGCGACCTGCGTCGTGCTCTCGTCGCGGAGGCTCCCGCTGATGGCGACGACCGTCGGAGCCGCTGTCATTGTGGTTCGTCCGAGGTGACGCGGCCGCTTAACGCTCCTGATACCTCGATTACATGGGTCGGCCCGGAGTCACCACGACGCCTCCGGAGGCGCACCCCGACGGGAATCACTCCGAGTGCGGTGCCACGGCAGGGGCATCGCTTTCGCCGTCCGCGAACGCCAGCCGACTGAGCGCCTCGCCGAGCCCGGCCGACGGCTCGCTCCTGACGTGGACGGTGCGGCCGTCGGCGGTGTCGATGCTCAGTTCCGCCTCGCGCTCCCGATCGATCTCCACGCCCTCGAGGTCGGCCCGGTGACGGAAGGCGTAGTCGACGAGCGCGAGGCCTCCGAGGAGCGCGAGCGTCGCGAGTCCGACGAGCGCGTCCGAAGCGACGACGACTGCGGCGAGGAGACTGAGAGCGGCGACCGACCCGCTCGCGATCAGCAGCGCCCAGTGCACGTCCGCGTCGTCGATTTCGCGGTACTCGAGGCGCTGCATAACGTCGGTCCCGTCGACGCCTGCGGGCATCTCGTCCGCGAGTCCGGCGACCGTCTCCCTGTCGACCGACGACGGAGTGCGCCGCAGGTGTGTCACTCCGGCAAGCCCGGCCACGGTCCCGAGCACAGCGAGGTGGACGAGCGCGTCCGTCGCGAGCGCCACGACGCCGGCGAGCCCGAGGACGGCGAGGAGGGCCCCGCCACCCAGCAGCAGTCCGTGGTCGGTGCCGCGATAGGAGCGCCTCGTCCGGGACCGGCTTCGGATCGCACAGATCGAGTCGTACCCGAGCGTCACGAACCCGCCGTCGTCGGCGACGCAGAGCAACCGCCGATCGGTGAGCCCGATCGACGCCGACCGCCAGCGGGAGTTCGCGGAAACGCTCCCACTGTGTACGGTTACCAGTGGCTCCTCCGGACGAGAGAACTCCCTGAGCTGGTCAGGCGCTGGTGACATCACCGAACGGGTTGGCCCAGTTCACACATTGTAACGACCGGCTTACCGGCGTCGTCGCGACGTTCCGTCGGAGGAGAGCGCTACGTGCGGTCCCGGTTTCGGTCAGTGCTCGGCCGTACCCGGCCCCGTCACGCGGCCTCGAACTCGAAGACGCGCCGCAGTTCGAGTTCGATCCGGTCGACGACCTCAGCCAGAACCGCGTCGAACGTCTCGTCGTCGACGGGGACGTCGCCCGCTCGCTCGCGGGGGTTCTCCGGGAGTTCGACCCGAAACTCGCCGTCGCCCTCGTAGAAGGGTTCGCTCTCGCTGAGCACCTTGCGGTCGATCGAGCGCAGCAGCGTCGAGTCGTACTGGCCGTGGAAGTGCTGGTACGCGTTCCGATACGCCGTCTGCAGTTCGTCCATGTAGTGGACGTACTTGTCCTCGAACTTCTCGGGGTCGAACTCCGTCACGGCCGCCCGTAGGAGGGCTGGCCTGTAAACGCCTGCCTTCGATAGTCACACCTGCACCGCCGCCCGTGGCCACACACCCGTCGGTCCGAACCGGCCGACGATCAGGAGGCCAGGAAGGCCATCGCGACGAACAGGACGACGAAGACCACGATCGGGAGGAGGATCCAGACGGCGTCCCACCGGCCCGACTGGGTCGAGTCGTCAGCCGGCGGCTGTCGTGAGCCTGGAGGGGCGTCTGCCCTGGCGTCGTCGGGGCTCATCATACGTCTAAATTTCGAGTGTTCGTATAAATGCTTTCTGTAGGCACGGTTCGGAACGATGCGGACCGACCTGTCTCCCATCGCT of the Halomicrobium salinisoli genome contains:
- a CDS encoding DUF5783 family protein — translated: MTEFDPEKFEDKYVHYMDELQTAYRNAYQHFHGQYDSTLLRSIDRKVLSESEPFYEGDGEFRVELPENPRERAGDVPVDDETFDAVLAEVVDRIELELRRVFEFEAA